One region of Vigna angularis cultivar LongXiaoDou No.4 chromosome 10, ASM1680809v1, whole genome shotgun sequence genomic DNA includes:
- the LOC108334815 gene encoding uncharacterized protein LOC108334815, protein MSVSEYTNKFKHLVRFNTMATSEEWQCRKFENGLRSDLKVLISSLCIRSFPAMVERAKVLEKNMAEAEQHKKQQQVGRGPIVSRNNANLRRTPYTRPNQPPNTSGSEALVTAGQSGQQGNVTCFQCGGPHYRSSCPQLMGGKFYARCRRSGHLENECNMGRRAVMRPPNAGRNQPRGRRAQAVGRVYAITGAEAASSGTLTISTCLVYGRSCCVLYDSGATHSFISKVCVGKLGLEVREMQFDLVVSTPAAGEVRTSTMCVRCPIEVEGHCGKKELVFPDEDQEELSVTLGQLKEDIMEGASCFLIMTHADKEMGEVNLERSSSSNSNGRLIVDEFPDVFPKEIPGLPPPREVEFTIDLVTTATPISVQPYRMSPAELSELKKQIEELMDKQFIRPSVSP, encoded by the exons ATGTCCGTTTCTGAATATACGAACAAGTTCAAGCACTTGGTTCGTTTCAACACTATGGCTACCAGTGAGGAGTGGCAATGCAGAAAGTTTGAAAATGGGCTGAGGAGTGATTTGAAGGTGTTAATTTCTAGCCTGTGTATTCGCTCATTTCCGGCAATGGTTGAGAGGGCCAAAGTATTGGAGAAGAATATGGCAGAAGCGGAACAACATAAGAAGCAACAACAGGTGGGTAGGGGACCGATCGTATCTAGAAACAATGCTAATCTGAGAAGGACCCCCTACACTCGTCCAAATCAACCACCAAATACAAGTGGATCTGAAGCGCTAGTCACTGCCGGACAGTCTGGGCAGCAAGGAAACGTCACTTGTTtccagtgtggaggaccacactacCGTTCGTCATGTCCTCAACTGATGGGAGGAAAATTCTACGCTCGTTGTAGAAGAAGTGGACATCTGGAAAATGAGTGCAACATGGGGAGACGCGCAGTGATGAGACCACCGAACGCTGGAAGGAATCAGCCAAGAGGTAGACGAGCCCAAGCGGTTGGGCGTGTATATGCGATAACGGGCGCTGAGGCAGCAAGCTCAGGTACACTCACCATCAGTACCTGCTTAGTATATGGTAGATCTTGCTGTGTATTGTATGATTCGGGAGCaacacattccttcatctcgaaggtgTGCGTTGGAAAACTGGGTTTAGAAGTGAGAGAGATGCAGTTCGATCtagtggtgtcaaccccagcggctggcgaggttaggacgtccactATGTGCGTCAGATGCCCTATAGAAGTGGAAGGGC attgtggtaAGAAGGAATTGGTATTTCCTGATGAAGACCAAGAAGAGTTGTCAGTAACGCTCGGTCAATTGAAGGAAGACATCATGGAAGGTGCCAGTTGTTTCCTGATCATGACGCACGCAGACAAAGAGATGGGAGAAGTGAACTTAGAACGATCGTCCAGCAGTAACAGTAACGGACGATTGATTGTGGATGAATTCCCGGACGTCTTTCCGAAAGAAATACCTGGACTTCCCCCTCCTCGAGAAGTTGAATTCACCATTGATTTAGTGACGACGGCAACACCCATCTCTGTTCAACCTTATCGAATGTCGCCTGCGGAGTTATCTGAACTcaagaagcaaattgaagagttgatggaCAAGCAGTTCATCAGGCCGAGCGTATCACCCTGA